CGGCAAGACCTTGTGGGACCCGGTCGACGTCGCCAGCCGCATGACCGGCGCCGGGGTGCTGGTGGCGCTGCTGATCCTGCTGATCGATACCGCGAGCGTCAACCTGGCCGCCAACATGGTGGGCCCCGCCTACGACTTCTCGGCCCTCTCGCCCAGGCATATCTCCTACCGGGTGGGCGGCTACATCACGGCGGGGATCGCTCTGGTCATGATGCCGTGGAAGATCCTCGAGAAGACCGAGAACTACATCTTCATCTGGCTCACCGGCTACTCGGCCCTGCTCGGCCCGATCGCCGGCGTGCTGATCATCGACTACTACTTCATCCGCAAGACCGAGCTGGCGGTCGACCAGCTGTACCGCGACGACGGCATCTACACGTACAGGAACGGCTGGAACACGGCCGCCATCGTCGCCTTCGTGGCCGGCGTGCTGCCGAACATCCCGGGCTTCCTGAACGCGGCCTTCCCGGACGCCTTCCCGAACGTCGGCGCCGGCTTCAAGACTTTATATACCTATGCATGGTTCGTCGGCATCGCGATCGCCGCGGTGGTGTACGGCCTGATGATGAAGGGCAGGGCGGTGCCGGCCATGGCGGCCGTTCGCCCGCTCGACTAAGCCAAACCTGGGGAGAAGATCCATGAGCGTATTGATCCGCGGTGGTACCGTCGTGAACGCCGACCGCGCGTTCCGCGCCGACGTGCTGTGCATCGGTGACAAGATCGCCGCCGTCGGCGAACATCTCGATGCGCCGGCCAACGCGACCGTGATCGACGCCGGCGGCCAGTACGTGATGCCGGGCGGGATCGATCCCCACACCCACATGCAGCTTCCCTTCATGGGCACCGTCACCGCCGACGATTTCCATACCGGCACCGCGGCCGCGCTGGCGGGCGGCACCACGACCATCATGGACTTCGTGATTCCCGATCCGCAGCAGCCGCTGATGGACGCCTTCCACACCTGGCGCGGCTGGGCGCAGAAGTCGGCCGCCGACTACACCTTCCACGTGGCCGTCACCTGGTGGGACGAGTCGGTGCACGACGATATGGGCACGCTGGTGCGCGAGCACGGCGTGAACAGCTTCAAGCACTTCATGGCCTACAAGAACGCGATCATGGCCGATGACGAGACCCTGGTGAAGAGCTTCCGCCGCGCGCTCGAACTGGGGGCGATCCCGACCGTGCATGCGGAGAACGGCGAACTGGTCTACCAGCTGCAGCGCGAGCTGCTGGCCAAGGGCATCCGCGGTCCCGAGGCGCATCCGCTGTCGCGCCCGCCGGCGGTCGAGGCCGAGGCGGCCAACCGCGCGATCGCCATCGCCGGCGTGCTCGGCACCCCGGTCTACATCGTCCACGTGTCCTGCGTCGAGTCGCTGGAGGCGATCCAGCGCGCCCGCGCGCACGGCCAGCGCGTCTACGGCGAGGCCCTGGCCGGCCACCTGGTCATCGACGACAGCGTCTACACGAATCCCGATCCGGCCTTCGCACGCGCCTTCGTGATGAGCCCGCCGTTCCGCTCCAGCCACCACCAGACCGCGCTGTGGCAGGGCCTGCAGGGCGGGAACCTGCACACCACCGCCACCGACCACTGCACCTTCTGCGCCGAGCAGAAAGCGATGGGCGCCGACGATTTCACGCGCATCCCGAACGGCTGCGGCGGCGTCGAAGAGCGCATGGCCGTGGTCTGGGACGCCGGCGTGAATACCGGCCGCCTGACCCCGTCCGAGTTCGTGGGCGTCACGTCCACCAATGCGGCCCGGATCTTCAACATCTACCCCCGCAAGGGCGTGATCCAGGCCGGCGCGGACGCGGACATCGTCGTGTGGGACCCGGAAGGCAGCCGCACCCTGTCCGCCGCGACCCAGCATTCGAAGGGCGGCTTCAATGTCTTCGAAGGACGGACCGTGCGCGGCGTGCCGACGCATACGGTGGCGGCCGGGAAGCTGGTCTTCGCGAACGGCGAGCTGCGCGCGGAAGAGGGGGCGGGACGATATGTCGAGCGTCCCGCATTCACCGCAACCACCGCAGCCTGAACGCGAATAGCGCCGCCATCGCTCGAACCGTCGCCCCCGCGCAGGCGGGACCCCAGGTTCTGCCGGCATTGTGATAACCATGAGGACCCATCCATGAACGAACTCCGCATCAACGGCCCCCGCCTCTGGAACTCCCTGATGGACCTGGCGAAAATCGGCGCCACCGACAAGGGCGGCGTCAAGCGCCTTGCCCTCACCGATCTCGACCGCCAGGGCCGCGACCTGGTGGTCCAGTGGGGGAAGGATGCCGGCCTCTCCATCACCGTCGACAGGATCGGCAACGTCTTCATGCGCCGCGAAGGCGCGAACCCGGCGCTGCCGCCGATCGTCACCGGCAGCCACATCGACACCCAGCCGACCGGCGGCAAGTTCGACGGCAACTACGGCGTGCTGGCCGGGCTCGAGGTGGTGCGCACCCTGAACGAGCTGCAAATCCGTACGGAGGCGCCGATCGAGGTCGCGTTCTGGACCAACGAGGAAGGCTCGCGCTTCGTGCCGGTGATGATGGGTTCCGGCGTGTTCTGCGGCGCCTTCAGCCTGGAGACGGCGTATGCGGCGCGCGACGTCGACGGCATCAGCGTCGGCGAGGAGCTGGCGCGGATCGGCTACCAGGGCGCGCAGACGCCGGGCGAGCACCCGATCGGCGCCTACTTCGAAACCCATATCGAGCAGGGCCCGGTGCTGGAGGATGCGGACAAGGTGATCGGCGTGGTGCCGGCCGTGATGGGCCTGTCCTGGTACGACTGCACGGTGGAAGGCATGGAAGCGCATGCCGGCCCGACCCCGATGCACCTGCGCCGCGACGCGCTGCAGGTCGCGACCCGCATCATGCAGGAGACGGTGGCGCTCGCGAACCGCTATCCACCCTACGGCCGCGGCACGGTCGGGATGGTGCAGGTGTTCCCGAACAGCCGCAACGTGATCCCGGGACGGGTCAAGTTCAGCATCGACCTGCGCAACGTGAACGACGAACTGCTGAATACCATGCACGAGGAGATGACGGCCTTCGTCGACCGGACGCGCGCGGAAACCGGCCTGGGCGTCACGCTGGAGCGCGTGTCCTACTATCCGCCTTGTCCCTTCCACCCGGATTGCGTGGGCGCGGTGCGCAACGCCGCCGCAAAGCTCGGCTATTCGACCATGGACGTGGTGTCCGGCGCCGGCCACGACGCGATCTACGTGGCGCGCCTGGCGCCGGCCGGCATGATCTTCGTGCCCTGCAAGGACGGCATCAGCCACAACGAAATCGAGGACGCCCAGCCCGGCCACCTGGAAGCCGGCTGCAACGTGCTGTTGCACGCGATGCTGGAGCGGGCAGGGGTCGTGGCCGGCTAGCATACCGGCGCCCGGCGCGGCAGGCGAATTTGTTGCACGTTGGTAACAATTCTGTTCAGGATGTTTCCCGAGTCGCCTAACCTGGGGAAGTCGTAGCATACTTGGGTTTTCAGTCCCCCAAGGTAAATATGCCGATGCTGACTGGACACTACGAAACCCCGCTGGTCCTCGCCTCGATCCTGGTGGCGATCGTCGCCTCCTACGCGGCGCTCAGCCTGGCGGCCCGCGTGAGCGAATCGCGCGGCCGCGCCGTCGCCGCCTGGGTGGGCGGCGGCGCCATCGCCATGGGCTCGGGCATCTGGGCCATGCACTTCGTCGGCATGCTCGCCTTCCGCCTGCCGATCCCGATTGCCTTCGACCTGCCGCTGACCCTGGTCTCGCTGCTGCTGCCGATCGCCGCCTCCTGCCTGGCGCTGTGGCAGGTCAGCCGCGCGGAACTGGGGCCGAAGCGCCTGGCGGTCAGCGCCGTCCTGATGGGCCTCGGCATCAATGCCATGCACTACACCGGCATGGCCGCCATGCGCATGGAGCCAGGCATCGTCTACGATCCCTGGCTGTTCGCGCTGTCGGTCCTGATCGCCATCGCGGCCTCCGGCCTGGCGATGTGGATCGCCTTCCGCCTGCGCCGCAACGTACCGCACGTGTGGCTGGCGCGCATTGGCGCGGCGGTGGTGATGGGCGCGGCCATCGCCGGCATGCACTATACCGGCATGGCGGCCGCCAGCTTCCCGCTGGACAGCGTGTGCATGGCCGCACGCAGCGGCGTCAACCATGACGGGCTGGCGACCCTGGTCGTGATCGCGACCTTCGGCGTGCTCGGCTTCGCCCTGCTGGCCTCGCTGTTCAATGCGCGCCTGGAAGCGAATGCGCGCGTGCTGGAGATCTCGGAAGCCATCGCCGCCGAGCGCCAGGAACTGCTCATGCGCGAGCGCGCGGCGCGCGACGAAGCCGAGCGCCTGAGCGCCCTGAAAGACGAATTCCTGGCCACCCTCTCGCACGAACTGCGCACGCCGCTCAACGCGGTGATGGGCTGGGCCAGCATGCTCCAGCGCGGCGCCAAGGACGAGGAGACGCTCAGGCGCGGCCTGCAGACCATCGAGCGCAATGCCCGCGCCCAGGGCCAGCTGATCGACGATCTGCTCGACATGAGCCGCATCAACTCCGGCAACCTGCGCCTGGACGTGCAGCT
This window of the Massilia sp. WG5 genome carries:
- a CDS encoding Zn-dependent hydrolase, with translation MNELRINGPRLWNSLMDLAKIGATDKGGVKRLALTDLDRQGRDLVVQWGKDAGLSITVDRIGNVFMRREGANPALPPIVTGSHIDTQPTGGKFDGNYGVLAGLEVVRTLNELQIRTEAPIEVAFWTNEEGSRFVPVMMGSGVFCGAFSLETAYAARDVDGISVGEELARIGYQGAQTPGEHPIGAYFETHIEQGPVLEDADKVIGVVPAVMGLSWYDCTVEGMEAHAGPTPMHLRRDALQVATRIMQETVALANRYPPYGRGTVGMVQVFPNSRNVIPGRVKFSIDLRNVNDELLNTMHEEMTAFVDRTRAETGLGVTLERVSYYPPCPFHPDCVGAVRNAAAKLGYSTMDVVSGAGHDAIYVARLAPAGMIFVPCKDGISHNEIEDAQPGHLEAGCNVLLHAMLERAGVVAG
- a CDS encoding MHYT domain-containing protein, whose protein sequence is MLTGHYETPLVLASILVAIVASYAALSLAARVSESRGRAVAAWVGGGAIAMGSGIWAMHFVGMLAFRLPIPIAFDLPLTLVSLLLPIAASCLALWQVSRAELGPKRLAVSAVLMGLGINAMHYTGMAAMRMEPGIVYDPWLFALSVLIAIAASGLAMWIAFRLRRNVPHVWLARIGAAVVMGAAIAGMHYTGMAAASFPLDSVCMAARSGVNHDGLATLVVIATFGVLGFALLASLFNARLEANARVLEISEAIAAERQELLMRERAARDEAERLSALKDEFLATLSHELRTPLNAVMGWASMLQRGAKDEETLRRGLQTIERNARAQGQLIDDLLDMSRINSGNLRLDVQLIDPEKVVEAALGTVHPAAVAKRIDLRVDVERRPGGMRWTVLGDPARLQQVMWNLLSNAVKFTPAGGMVQVMLGRDGDDIVIRVVDSGIGIAPDFLPHVFDRFRQQDASISRKHGGLGLGLSIARQLVELHGGTIAVSSQGTHAGTTFTVRLPLAAPEAVTPAPPEPAVAAAAPAGQGELAGVKVLLVDDAPDTLDVLQQILQHSGASIMAAPNAGTALALLERERPDVIVSDIGMPDVDGFELMRRIRRRSEGAGGAIPAIALTAFTRQDDRSKALQAGFDDYLAKPVEPGSLVAHIVQAVGQRGAAETTASV
- the hydA gene encoding dihydropyrimidinase, translated to MSVLIRGGTVVNADRAFRADVLCIGDKIAAVGEHLDAPANATVIDAGGQYVMPGGIDPHTHMQLPFMGTVTADDFHTGTAAALAGGTTTIMDFVIPDPQQPLMDAFHTWRGWAQKSAADYTFHVAVTWWDESVHDDMGTLVREHGVNSFKHFMAYKNAIMADDETLVKSFRRALELGAIPTVHAENGELVYQLQRELLAKGIRGPEAHPLSRPPAVEAEAANRAIAIAGVLGTPVYIVHVSCVESLEAIQRARAHGQRVYGEALAGHLVIDDSVYTNPDPAFARAFVMSPPFRSSHHQTALWQGLQGGNLHTTATDHCTFCAEQKAMGADDFTRIPNGCGGVEERMAVVWDAGVNTGRLTPSEFVGVTSTNAARIFNIYPRKGVIQAGADADIVVWDPEGSRTLSAATQHSKGGFNVFEGRTVRGVPTHTVAAGKLVFANGELRAEEGAGRYVERPAFTATTAA